A genomic window from Oceanobacillus timonensis includes:
- a CDS encoding AEC family transporter, with product MFIFILLDVIVPILILTLVGVVLQRKFQFHLKQLSTLITYCLMPAAVFVNIYQIHIEMDVVVQIINYVILYSLILIVVSHIISKILKLDRGESAALKNSISLMNSGNYGLPVSQLVFSQNPIGFSVQVFILIFQNLLTYSYGIYNLLSATKTIRGIMQSFLKLPVFHALLLGVLFQLFSITIPQAIMIPLDQLADGFVAIALLLLGAQLANIKLHFFHRVITWSLIGRLVMGPLLALSVIYLLHIDGVVAQSLFIASSFPTSRNTSTIAMEYQIKPELHAQIVLFSTLFSIITVTVVIYLSYILF from the coding sequence ATGTTTATTTTTATTTTATTAGATGTCATCGTACCCATATTGATATTGACGCTGGTCGGCGTTGTTTTGCAACGGAAATTTCAATTTCATCTGAAACAATTATCTACGCTGATTACATATTGCCTCATGCCCGCAGCTGTATTTGTAAATATCTATCAGATTCATATTGAAATGGACGTTGTTGTCCAAATCATCAACTATGTCATCCTGTATAGTTTGATTCTGATTGTCGTGAGTCATATTATTTCAAAAATATTGAAGTTGGATAGGGGGGAAAGTGCAGCTCTAAAAAACAGTATTTCATTAATGAACTCCGGCAATTATGGGTTGCCAGTAAGTCAATTGGTTTTCAGTCAAAATCCCATCGGCTTCTCTGTTCAAGTTTTTATTTTGATTTTCCAAAATCTTTTAACGTATTCTTACGGGATATATAACTTATTATCAGCAACCAAAACAATCAGAGGCATTATGCAATCCTTTTTAAAGCTGCCTGTATTTCATGCACTTCTATTAGGTGTGCTATTTCAGTTATTTTCCATAACGATTCCACAAGCTATTATGATACCGCTTGATCAGCTCGCGGATGGTTTTGTTGCCATCGCACTCCTATTACTCGGAGCACAATTAGCTAACATTAAGCTGCATTTTTTCCATCGGGTAATCACGTGGTCTTTGATTGGAAGACTGGTGATGGGGCCGTTATTAGCATTGTCTGTTATCTATCTGCTGCATATTGATGGCGTTGTTGCACAATCGCTATTTATCGCTAGTTCCTTTCCGACCTCCAGAAATACATCAACGATTGCAATGGAATATCAAATCAAGCCGGAATTGCATGCACAAATCGTTTTATTTTCAACTCTTTTCAGTATCATCACCGTAACCGTTGTGATTTATTTGTCTTATATTCTGTTTTGA